Within Vannielia litorea, the genomic segment CCGGCCGGTGCATTACAACTGCTGGGAGGCGGTCTATTTCGATCACAACCTGCCCGAGTTGAAGGCCATCGCCGAGGTCGCCGCCGGGCTCGGTGCCGAGCGCTTCGTGCTGGATGACGGCTGGTTCGGCAACCGCGACGACGACACCCGCGCGCTGTCCGACTGGGAGGTCGATCCGCGCAAGTATCCCGACGGGCTGGGGCCGTTGATCGACCACGTCCAGGCCCTGGGCATGACATTCGGCATCTGGTTCGAGCCGGAAATGATCAACCCCGACAGCGACATCCACCGCGCGCACCCCGAATGGGCCCTCGGCGCAGAGGACCAGATCCTCGGCCGGCAACAAAAGGCGCTGAACATGGCGCTGCCGGAAGTGCGCGACTTCCTGTTCGACCGCGTGGGCAAGATCCTCGACGATCACGAGATCGACTACATCAAGTGGGACCACAACCGCGTGCTGCCGCTGCCCGACGCCGCGCAGACACGCGGCTCGTACGAATTGATCGATCGGCTGCGCGCGGCTTATCCGGCCACAGAGATCGAAAGCTGCGCCTCGGGAGGCGGGCGGATCGACTTCGGCATCCTGAAGCGGACCCACCGTGTCTGGCTGTCCGACAGCAACGACGCCATCGAACGGCTCAGGATGCAGCACAACGCCGCGATCTTCCTGCCATTGGCGGTCACCGGGTCGCATGTCGGCCCGCGGGTTTGCCACACCTCGGGCCGCACCCTCGATATCCGCATCCGCGCCTGGGTGGCGGCCCAGCGGCACATGGGGTTCGAGATGGACCCGCGTGAATTGACAGAGCAGGAGGCCCAGGTGCTGCGGGACGTGACCCGCTGGTGGAAGGACAACCGCGAGTGGATGTTTCATGCCGATATCCTGCGCCTGGACAGTCCGGACCCGGCGGTGGTCGCGGAGCAGCATCTGGCGCAAGACGGCGGGCGCTTCGTGGTCTTTGCGGGCAAGCAGGACACCTCGCAACAGATCGTGCCGCGGCCCCTGCGCCTGACCCGGCTGACCCGGGACGCGATGTATCGTGTGACGCTGAAAAACCGCGGCGACGCGCCAGACCTCTCGCGCGGCGATCCGCTGCTGAAAAGCGAAAGCATGACCGTCAGCGGCGGCTACCTGATGACCCATGGGCTGACCTTGCCGTGGAGCTTTCCGGCAACGATGTGGGTCGTCGAGGGCGAACTGGTCTGACCGAAGAGCTGTTTGGATCGGACCCGGCACTTTTCTTCATCAAAGTCTACGCGATGCAGTAAAGGAGCGCCCGCCTGCAGCGCCATTTGACCTGGAGGGACTGCCTTCGACCGCAGGCTTGACTTCGACCAAGCCGTGCTGATGCACTGATCGGTCCCGGTGTAGCCGGCGCAGAGAACAGCTGCTTTCCGGCCTTGTAACGGGCAAGGCTACACAAAGAACCGGACTCTCGCAGCTCTTGCGAAAGCCCGCTTCGTCCGCACAGCCGCCAACCCGGCGGAGCTTGTCCGGGCACGGCAACGCCACACCAGCCCCTCCCCACCCGCCCCCTCGTCGTGCTAGGCTCCGCCACAGGCCCACCGAGCAGGAGGTTTCTCATGAGACGCAGAATGCGCCCCTTATTCGCCGCCATCCTCGCCCTGGCCGGCCTCGGGGCCGGTTCTTCCGTGGCGCAATCCGGCATTCCCGGCTGGCTGGCCCCCCATGTCGGCACCGGCGAGGGGCAGATCGCGCCGGTCGTGCTGCAGAGGGCGCGGGCGGGGCGCGGGCGGTGAAGGCGCGGGCCTCGCTGGAGGGTGCCGGGCTCTACTGGAACAGCGCCTGCCTGCGGGAGATCGGCGCACCGAGGTTCTGGCCCAGGCGCGAGTTGCAGCGGGTCATCAACCGCTGGCGCCGGTCGCTGCCCGACACGCCGCCGCAGCCCTTGCCGGTCTGCCGGTGATCCGCCCCGCCCGGCGCGGCTGACCGCGAGGCGCGCGCCGCTCATGACCCCCTACCTGGGCCTGTTTCTCGCGGCCTTCGTCGCGGCCACCCTGCTGCCCGCGCAATCGGAGGCGCTGCTGGCCTGGCGGCTGGCCGACCCCGCGCTGTCGCCCGCGCTGCTGCTGGCGGTGGCCACCGCGGGCAACGTGCTGGGCTCCTGCGTGAACTGGGTCTGCGGGCGGTTCCTGCGGCGGTTCCGGGGGCGGAGGTGGTTTCCGGTCTCGGCGGCAGCACTGGCACGGGCGGAGGCGCGGTATCGCCGCTGGGGACGGTGGAGCCTGCTGGCGAGCTGGGTGCCGGTGATCGGCGATCCGCTCACGGTGGTGGCGGGACTGATGCGGGAGCCGCTGTGGCGGTTTCTGCTGCTGGTGACCCTCGCCAAGGCAGGGCGATACCTGGCGGTGATGGCCGCGACCTTCGCCTGGCTCTGAGCCGTGCGCCGGGACGCCGCGCGGGGGCTTGCCGGGGCGGGCCGGGCGAAATATGACTCCGTCATGCAACAGGCGGACAGGCCCCTTCTCGGTATCACGCTCATGCTGGGGTTCTGCCTTCTGGCCCCGCTGGGCGATTCCGTGGCCAAGCTGCTGGGCGGGCATGTGCCGCTCAGCCAGCTCGTGTTCTTCCGCTTCGCGATCCAAGCGGTGATCCTCGTGCCCATCGTCCTGCTGACGGGCGGGACGCTGCGGATGAGCCGCCGGGCGCTGGGGTTCACCGCACTGCGGACGGTGCTGCATATCATCGGGATCGGCTCGATGTTTCTCAGCCTGCGGTTCCTGCCGCTGGCCGATGCGGTGGCCATCGCCTTCGTGATGCCCTTCATCATGCTGCTGCTCGGATGGTTCTTTCTGGGCGAGGAGGTCGGCATGCGCCGGCTCACCGCCTGCGCGGTGGGCTTTGCCGGCACCTGCATGGTGATCCAGCCTTCCTTCGTCGAGGTCGGCTGGGCCGCGCTGCTGCCGGTGCTGGTGGCGGTGAACTTCGCCTTCTTCATGCTGGTCACCCGGATGATGCGGGCCGATGTGGACCCGGTCGCGATGCAGTCGGTCAGCGGGTTGATGGGCACGGCGGCGCTGGCGCCGCTGCTGCTCGTGGCCGACGGCAGCTGGTGGGCCGAGTTCGACGTGGTCTCCCCTGCCCCGCGCACCTGGGCTCTGATCGTCGCCATGGGCTGCATCGGCACGCTGGCGCATCTGCTGATGACCTGGAGCCTGCGCCACGCGCCCACGGCCACCCTGGCGCCGATGCAATACCTGGAGATCCCCTTCTCCACGCTGATCGGCTGGGTGATCTTCAAGGATTTTCCCGACGGGCTGGCGCTCGCGGGCATCGGGGTGACGATCGGCGCCGGGCTCTACATCATCTGGCGCGAGCAGATGGCCGGCCGGAAAAGCCTGCCAGCAGAGCGTCCAGCGCCTCCGGCGGCGTGATCACCACCATCCCCGGCCCGTCGAAGGCCAGCCGCACCGGGCCGGTGACCCGGTTGGAGGTGCCGATCCGGCCCGAGGGCGAAAAGGTGAGCCCGTCGATGGGCCATTCGAGCCCCGCGCTGCGGCCCGTCACCGGCGCCAGCGGATAGAGCGACAGCCGGCTGCCCGGCGCGAGGTCGAGCGCGATCTCGGGCGGTGCGGCAAAGGCGATGTCATCGGTTCCGAGCAGCAGGCAGGGCTGGTGGGCGTGGGCCACCAGCGCGGTCAGCGCGGCGAGCTGGTGATCGAGCCGCAAGCCGAGAAAGCCCACCGCAAGCAGCATGGGCGCACGGACGCGGCTCAGCACCTTCTCGAAATCGGTGCTGTCCTGTTCGGCCACCTGGTGCAGGCTTTCGGGCGGCAGGGTGGCGCGGGCCTTTGCGCTCAGGCTGTCGAAGTCGCCGATCACCGCCTCGGGCATTAACCCCTGCGCGAGCGCCGCATCGGCCCCGCCATCGGCCGCAACCAGCCGTTTGCCGTGAATTAGGGCCGCATTAAGGCGGTCCACGTTAACCTCACCGCCACCCAGAAGGGTAATATTCTCTGGTGAATCGATGAGGAGCGGCGCCATGCTGCGGGTATGCCCGGTTTGACCCTTGGTCACAATGAAGCCCAGATATGATCCCCGAAAATTCCCCACTCTGTTGCTTCTCTCGAACCAATACGTGGTAAACACACCCCGCTGGGCTATGAGAAAGCGAGCAGATCAATGATGGGATCGAGCAAGATTCTGACGGTGTCTTACGGCACCTTCTCGTGCACCCTGGAAGGTTTCGAGGACTCTTTCGGCACGATGAAGGCGATTGCGGAGTATTTCCGCGACCTCGCCGCGGACGATCGCTACTTCGGGGCCGAGCCGCCGACGCCGGATGCCGACATGCTCCAGCGCATCGCGGAAAAGGAGATTCAACGGCGCGTCGAGGCCAGGATCTCGAACGGCGGCATCCTGCTGCGCGCGGCCCAGGGCGCTGCGGTGGCGGCCCCGGCCCCTGCCGAGGCCAAGGCCCCCGAGC encodes:
- a CDS encoding alpha-galactosidase; protein product: MIRCWRLDDGRQSLVLGSRNDHLAEVVYWGPRLPDDENLKTVYRANQIDVTGGMLDANPELSLCPEATRTFPGQPGLILRDGSGAPLLPKFCFASDETGENSIALTFRDATNGLTYTASYAINPRTHLIEALAVLDCESPMHLHWLSAPVFPAPQLADELIDFSGRWCGEFQMNRTPWSPGMRYRENRTGRTGHEHFPGLLLPCRGATNTAGEVYAFHYGWSGGHRMVAEELPDGRRQIQFGHAARVENNAKRRFETGTLYAVYSDDGINGCAVAFQRHLRDEIVDFPRPERPRPVHYNCWEAVYFDHNLPELKAIAEVAAGLGAERFVLDDGWFGNRDDDTRALSDWEVDPRKYPDGLGPLIDHVQALGMTFGIWFEPEMINPDSDIHRAHPEWALGAEDQILGRQQKALNMALPEVRDFLFDRVGKILDDHEIDYIKWDHNRVLPLPDAAQTRGSYELIDRLRAAYPATEIESCASGGGRIDFGILKRTHRVWLSDSNDAIERLRMQHNAAIFLPLAVTGSHVGPRVCHTSGRTLDIRIRAWVAAQRHMGFEMDPRELTEQEAQVLRDVTRWWKDNREWMFHADILRLDSPDPAVVAEQHLAQDGGRFVVFAGKQDTSQQIVPRPLRLTRLTRDAMYRVTLKNRGDAPDLSRGDPLLKSESMTVSGGYLMTHGLTLPWSFPATMWVVEGELV
- a CDS encoding YqaA family protein yields the protein MTPYLGLFLAAFVAATLLPAQSEALLAWRLADPALSPALLLAVATAGNVLGSCVNWVCGRFLRRFRGRRWFPVSAAALARAEARYRRWGRWSLLASWVPVIGDPLTVVAGLMREPLWRFLLLVTLAKAGRYLAVMAATFAWL
- a CDS encoding DMT family transporter, which produces MQQADRPLLGITLMLGFCLLAPLGDSVAKLLGGHVPLSQLVFFRFAIQAVILVPIVLLTGGTLRMSRRALGFTALRTVLHIIGIGSMFLSLRFLPLADAVAIAFVMPFIMLLLGWFFLGEEVGMRRLTACAVGFAGTCMVIQPSFVEVGWAALLPVLVAVNFAFFMLVTRMMRADVDPVAMQSVSGLMGTAALAPLLLVADGSWWAEFDVVSPAPRTWALIVAMGCIGTLAHLLMTWSLRHAPTATLAPMQYLEIPFSTLIGWVIFKDFPDGLALAGIGVTIGAGLYIIWREQMAGRKSLPAERPAPPAA
- a CDS encoding thiamine diphosphokinase, which produces MDRLNAALIHGKRLVAADGGADAALAQGLMPEAVIGDFDSLSAKARATLPPESLHQVAEQDSTDFEKVLSRVRAPMLLAVGFLGLRLDHQLAALTALVAHAHQPCLLLGTDDIAFAAPPEIALDLAPGSRLSLYPLAPVTGRSAGLEWPIDGLTFSPSGRIGTSNRVTGPVRLAFDGPGMVVITPPEALDALLAGFSGRPSARAR